The sequence below is a genomic window from Longimicrobiales bacterium.
TTGGTACCCATGGTGCTCTCCTCTAGTCAAACAACTGGCTGACGGATTCATTCGAGTGCGTGTACCGGATGGCCCGGGCCAGCAGCTCCGCGATGGAGAGGATGCGCAGCTTGTCGAAGCGCTTCTCCTCCGGTACATGCAACGTATTCGTGACGACGACTTCCTCTACGGGCGACGCGCTCAGCCGGTCGCGCGCCGGACCCGACAGGATCGGGTGGGTGGCCGCCGCATAGATGTTCTGTGCGCCACGCTCCTTCAGCGCCTCGACCACGCTGACGAGCGTGCCGGCCGTGTCGATCATGTCATCGACGATGATGCACGGCCGCCCCTCCACCTCGCCCACTACCTCCATCACTTCCGCGATGTTCTGCTGCGGTCGGCGCTTGTCGATGATCGCGAAGCTCGCGTTCATGCGTCGCGCAAAACCGCGCGCCATCTTGGCTGCTCCGACGTCCGGCGCCACCACCACCGGGTGGTCCAGCTCCAGGCTGCGGAAGTAGTGCGTCAGCACCGGCGCCGCATACAGGTGGTCGACCGGCACATCGAAAAAGCCCTGGATCTGGTGCGTGTGGAAATCCATTCCCAGCACCTTATCCGTGCCCGCGGCCTCGATAAGGTTCGCAACCAGCTTGGCGCCGAGGGCCACACGCGGCTGATCCTTGCGGTCCTGCCGGGCGTACCCGAAGTACGGGATGATCGCCGATACGCGCGCTGCCGATGCCCGCTTGGCAGCATCCACCAGGAGCAGCAGCTCCATGATGTGATCCGCGGACGGCGGCGTGGGCTGGATTATGTAGACATCCCGGCCGCGCGCATTCTGATTGATGCGGACGAAGATCTCGCCGTCCGCAAAGCGCTTGACGGTCGAATCGCCAAGCGGCAGTCCCATGTGCCTGCCGATCTCCTCCGCGAGCGGACGGTTCGCGGTGCCGGAGAGCAGGAGCATGGGCGCCTGCGCGGGATGATCCACCATACTTGC
It includes:
- a CDS encoding ribose-phosphate pyrophosphokinase, which encodes MVDHPAQAPMLLLSGTANRPLAEEIGRHMGLPLGDSTVKRFADGEIFVRINQNARGRDVYIIQPTPPSADHIMELLLLVDAAKRASAARVSAIIPYFGYARQDRKDQPRVALGAKLVANLIEAAGTDKVLGMDFHTHQIQGFFDVPVDHLYAAPVLTHYFRSLELDHPVVVAPDVGAAKMARGFARRMNASFAIIDKRRPQQNIAEVMEVVGEVEGRPCIIVDDMIDTAGTLVSVVEALKERGAQNIYAAATHPILSGPARDRLSASPVEEVVVTNTLHVPEEKRFDKLRILSIAELLARAIRYTHSNESVSQLFD